The Candidatus Kryptoniota bacterium genome contains a region encoding:
- the phoU gene encoding phosphate signaling complex protein PhoU — protein sequence MHRHFEDQLEDLRSNLIKMGSLVDSQLERAFRALHDSDMEAVKKVYENEKKVNDFDNLLDQQVDDIIALEQPVAADLRLVVSAIKMNHELERIGDVAVNIAQRVEPLLNFQDFVRRTAILEMGDVARSMVHDSLDSFIHGDAELARRVCKEDDVVDDMNRDKFHFVVGEMKKDSGLVEPGAHLIVALKHTERVADHATNIAEDVVFLVDAKVIKHHAGEQE from the coding sequence ATGCATAGACATTTTGAAGATCAGCTTGAAGACTTGCGGTCGAACCTGATCAAGATGGGAAGCCTTGTTGACAGTCAGCTGGAGCGCGCTTTCCGGGCGCTGCATGACAGTGACATGGAGGCGGTCAAGAAGGTGTATGAGAATGAAAAAAAGGTCAACGATTTCGATAACCTGCTTGATCAGCAGGTTGACGATATAATAGCACTTGAACAGCCCGTCGCAGCTGATCTTAGGCTTGTTGTATCTGCAATTAAAATGAACCATGAACTCGAACGAATCGGCGACGTGGCGGTGAACATAGCGCAGCGAGTCGAACCGCTTCTTAACTTTCAAGATTTCGTCCGGCGAACCGCAATTCTGGAAATGGGCGATGTGGCCAGAAGTATGGTTCATGACAGCCTCGATTCTTTCATCCATGGCGACGCGGAATTGGCCCGGCGTGTCTGCAAAGAGGACGATGTCGTCGACGACATGAACAGGGACAAGTTTCATTTTGTAGTGGGCGAGATGAAAAAGGACTCCGGCCTGGTTGAGCCGGGCGCGCACCTTATTGTAGCACTCAAGCATACAGAGCGCGTAGCCGACCATGCGACGAACATCGCTGAAGATGTAGTGTTCCTTGTCGACGCGAAGGTCATCAAACACCATGCGGGTGAACAGGAGTAA
- a CDS encoding ATP-binding protein: MRRLLISYKSRIVFACVTGILIYMVLISIQAFISVRSALQENHVLVIALVCGLATYIFLESFASIRKRQSNILNTIVEALRRISAGDLSVQLPETGADDLKQISKLTNQIVRNLQSDIARFEKLEKVRSEFLANVSHELRTPIFSIQGFIETLIDGAMDDPKVNREFLMKAYQHSERLNTLLNDLIEISRIESGEMRMSFRYFDITEFLANVIEELKPKAERKSLTLSVCMKPDEILVLGDRDRLRQVMWNLIDNSVKYTDEGGKIEVGYTDTPDHVRVFVKDTGCGIGDEHIARIFERFYRVDKDRSRSVGGTGLGLAIVKHIVEAHKSRIEVKSEPGKGSEFSFTLKK, translated from the coding sequence ATGAGAAGGCTATTGATCTCGTATAAGTCAAGGATTGTATTTGCCTGTGTCACGGGCATTCTGATATATATGGTTCTCATTTCGATCCAGGCATTCATTTCGGTTCGGTCCGCTCTGCAGGAAAACCATGTGCTTGTGATCGCACTGGTTTGCGGCTTGGCGACCTATATATTTCTTGAATCGTTTGCTTCAATTCGGAAGAGGCAATCAAATATCCTGAACACGATCGTCGAGGCATTACGCCGGATAAGTGCGGGCGACCTGTCCGTTCAGCTTCCGGAAACCGGTGCTGACGATCTGAAACAAATCAGTAAGCTCACGAATCAGATAGTCCGAAACCTGCAGAGCGACATTGCCAGATTTGAGAAACTAGAGAAAGTGCGGAGCGAATTCCTGGCTAATGTCTCTCATGAGCTCAGAACGCCTATCTTCAGCATACAGGGATTCATTGAGACTCTGATCGATGGGGCGATGGATGACCCGAAAGTGAACAGGGAATTCCTGATGAAGGCGTACCAGCATTCGGAAAGACTTAACACATTGCTCAACGATCTGATCGAAATATCGAGGATTGAGAGCGGTGAGATGAGGATGAGCTTCCGGTATTTCGATATAACTGAATTCCTCGCGAATGTGATAGAGGAGTTGAAACCCAAGGCGGAGAGAAAATCGCTCACGCTGTCGGTATGCATGAAACCCGATGAAATTCTGGTCCTTGGCGACAGGGATAGGCTGCGACAGGTAATGTGGAACCTGATTGATAATTCGGTGAAGTATACCGACGAGGGCGGGAAGATCGAGGTCGGTTACACTGATACGCCCGACCATGTCAGGGTCTTTGTGAAAGACACCGGCTGCGGGATTGGAGATGAGCACATTGCGCGTATCTTCGAGCGATTCTACAGAGTCGACAAGGACAGAAGCAGGAGTGTGGGCGGAACGGGGTTGGGGCTTGCTATTGTTAAACACATTGTCGAGGCACATAAAAGCAGAATAGAAGTGAAAAGCGAGCCCGGTAAAGGCTCGGAGTTCAGCTTCACCTTAAAGAAATAG